A stretch of DNA from Papaver somniferum cultivar HN1 unplaced genomic scaffold, ASM357369v1 unplaced-scaffold_79, whole genome shotgun sequence:
ATCCAAGGGGATGAACTTAATTTAGAGAGAGCATCCATGGCACGTTGTAATGCCATGAAATTAGCTCTCAAATCCAACACAGTAACAATTCTAATCCTTTTCATCTGTGTTTTTCCATTGTTTTTCTCTCAAGTTGTTAATGGTCATGGAGGTtctcatgatgaagatgaagaacatgttgACGAGGTTGGGGCGCACCCGGACGTGCGTTCCAAGGGGTTAATTCTTGTGAAAATTTATTGTTTTATAGTATTATTGGTGTCCACTTTTGTATGTGGAGTGTCTCCATATTTCTTGCGGTGGAATGAAACTTTTCTATTGTTAGGAACTCAATTTGCCGGTGGGATTTTTCTGGCGACTTCTCTATTGCATTTCTTAAGTGATTCAAATGAAACTTTTGAGGATCTCACCGAAAATCACTATCCTTTTGCTTACATGCTTGCTTCATTTGGTTATATCTTTACTATGTTGTGTGATTGTATAATTTTATATGTCACACAACGCTCTCATAGTAGCGGAGATGCTAAAATTGAAGTTGATGtagaagaacaagaaagaaacAGGATTGCACCTTCAGCACATCTTCAACCAGCTGAAGTTTTATTCAGGAGTTCTTCATTTAGTGATACTGTGCTTCTGATAGCTGCACTTTGTTTCCATTCTGTTTTCGAAGGCATAGCCATCGGAGTTGCAGGTATTCTTCTACTCCATTAATTGTTAATTGATATTGGTCCCATGTTAGGTAGAGACTTTTGTCATAACTTAGCTGTCTTTGCTTTATCTTGAGAGGTTGTCATGTCATAACTTCATCATGACTGTTAGTTGTTTGATTTAATGTCTACAAGTTGTGCATGTTACACAAAGTTCTTTAGTCAAGCAATTCTGCGGTAAACGCATTTTTGTACGTGTTTATTGGTGTTATTACCTCTCAACGATGGTTGTTTAGACATCGGAACTGATTATGCTTATAACCACAAATTTTATCAGATAATAAAGCAGATGCGTGGAGAAGTTTGTGGACCATATCACTGCACAAGGTATTTGCTGCCATTGCCATGGGAATTGCACTGCTCAGGTTGTTACCAGACAGGCCGTTCCTCGCAACAATTGCTTACTCATTTGCATTCGCTATTTCAAGTCCAATTGGAGTAGGCATAGGTATTGGTATTGATGCCACTACCCAAGGAAAAGTAGCTGATTGGATCTATGCCATTTCAATGGGTTTTGCAACTGGAATTTTCATCTATGTGGCCATTCACCATCTTATTTCTAAAGGCTACAAACCAGAAAAACCTTCTTTCTTCGACACCCCGTTTTTTAAGTTCGCTTCGGTGCTTCTAGGCGTGGGAGTGATGGCAGTGGTCATGATCTGGGATTAATATTGATGTTGGTAATACAGAATCTCTGCAATACTTCTAGGATCACTTGTTTTTTTGCCAACTACATGctggagaatgaaattaatttgaATCTACCATCAACTGAGGAACAACAATGTCCTTTAGATGGAAAAAAGACTCACAGGAAGCTTATGAACTTTCTCACACCAACAGGGGTAAAATTCTTGCTGGTGTCTCACATTATAAGCAATGTAACAACCTTAACCAATACACCTCTTCTCGGGAATGTGAAACCAGTATTTTACTCGCTTGTTGAATAAACTAACACTTGTTTTTTAAATTGGGATCTGAATCTGGCTTGGCTGAGTTAAATGTCCTATCGTTGGATGTCTTGGGTATGCAAGTTAAACTGGTGCTGGTAATAGTACGTCCAGCCACACCCACATGGTAAAAAATTCGTATTCAAAACAATGTAAATAGAAATTACCGAGTTAGACAACTCAAAAAGCATAAATGTCCCAACAGAGGCATAAATCTATTATTTTTCCTAAAGAATTTGATTGTACTATAAAATGAAAGGCAGAAATCAAATTAAAAGCTAGTTTTTTACGAAAGAAAGAAGAGATCATAACCTCCACTTAGCAACAGCCCGTGCCTTCTTATATTCTTCCTCATTTCCTCATTTCCTCTTCCACTTAGCAACAGCTCGCGCCTTCTAATGTTCCTCCTCCTCTTTCCGGACCTGCTCCAGCTTGCCTGTATATTCGTCAACCAACTTTTTTGCAAGATCCTCGTCGCCCTCGGGTAGCAGTCTAATAAATGCCCTTTCCAGCCTTTGAAATTGATCCTCTACATTGGCCAATGTCGTATAACAAGTAGATCGCAAAACCCGATCTCCTTTCATACGAGAGATTTCAGACTCCAGCTCCTAAACAAAAAGAATCAGTATCAACACTAAAAAAATACTATCCccgcttcaaaaataaaataggTTGGTTTCACATACATGTTACACGTGACAatgcctaaaaaaaataaaaaaataataataataatgacaccagcctattattttgaaatacCTCTGAAGTCTCTTATCTTTTTACCAACTGGAAATCAGtcagatatttcttcttgaaatgCATGGACCTCTCAtccttttgtttatttattaACCACTGAGCATCCATGTCTAACTGATTCATCATGTAGTCCCATACATAGTAAAAAAACTCCAGGGAGTCCGACAGAAGACGCTCCATTTTAAATTCAGCTCTCAATATCTGACAACGGATCCAATCCCTGTGCTGATTCTGAAGTTCACCACCAGATTCTAATAACAAAGCATCTGTTTTCCGgccatcattaaaaaaaaaacaaaacaaagtgcATTACTGATGTTTCATTGAAGTATATAACATGCAGCTAAAGATAAGACATGGAAATCACCTGGGCATGAGTCCACACTGCGTAGCGATAAATGTATTCATAAACATATCTTTCAACAAGATCCTTGAATTTTTCCTCTACCAATTTTTTACGAATAGCCTGCATGTAAAAAGATAATACAAAAGAAATCTCAAttaggaataataataataaatttttaatgAATTAGGTTTAGGCAAGCGAAAAGACATTGGTATCTAAATTATTATTACGTTGAAGGTTTTATAATCTTCGAACACTTCGCTTGCACTTTTATAACCACCGTGACTACACTTTTTAATCACTTCAGAAACATAGGGCGTGACAGTATTGGCCACCTCTTCAATACTTGTCCACCCGATCAAAGCCGACCTGTTAAAATCTGTTTCACGCCTTATCTCTTTAGTTTCCGAGCTAGCTAGAAGAAGATTCTGCCGCCATCGTTTTTCTTTCCCCGTGAAATATGTATCTGTGTTTTCTCAAGATAGGCGGAAGAAGGAGGGGCAGGGATATGCTTAGCTTTTATATTTTGTGCTTAAAAATTACTTTTTAGGCATAAAACGGATTgatctgatgatgatgataattaaATTAGGGATAGAACACGAATAAAACATAAATATTATA
This window harbors:
- the LOC113344700 gene encoding zinc transporter 1-like; translated protein: MARCNAMKLALKSNTVTILILFICVFPLFFSQVVNGHGGSHDEDEEHVDEVGAHPDVRSKGLILVKIYCFIVLLVSTFVCGVSPYFLRWNETFLLLGTQFAGGIFLATSLLHFLSDSNETFEDLTENHYPFAYMLASFGYIFTMLCDCIILYVTQRSHSSGDAKIEVDVEEQERNRIAPSAHLQPAEVLFRSSSFSDTVLLIAALCFHSVFEGIAIGVADNKADAWRSLWTISLHKVFAAIAMGIALLRLLPDRPFLATIAYSFAFAISSPIGVGIGIGIDATTQGKVADWIYAISMGFATGIFIYVAIHHLISKGYKPEKPSFFDTPFFKFASVLLGVGVMAVVMIWD